The following coding sequences lie in one Silene latifolia isolate original U9 population chromosome 5, ASM4854445v1, whole genome shotgun sequence genomic window:
- the LOC141656931 gene encoding transmembrane emp24 domain-containing protein p24beta2-like, protein MKLSLLTSVAILLLTLSDLQQTFALRFVIDRAECYSHNVQYEWDTVHVSFVVIKSDAHWRTEDGVDLVIKGPDGEQIHDVHDKITEKFEFVAHKKGPYSFCFNNKSPYHETIDFDVQVGHFTYYDQHATDEHVKPLLQQIEKLAEALYNIQFEQHWLEAQTDRQAIVNEAMAKRAIHKAILESLALVGASVLQIYLLQRLFERKRGTSRV, encoded by the exons ATGAAGTTGTCATTGTTGACTTCAGTAGCTATCCTGCTACTGACTTTGTCCGACCTGCAGCAAACATTTGCGCTTAGGTTTGTTATTGATAGAGCGGAATGTTATTCCCATAATGTTCAGTATGAATGGGACACGGTGCACGTTTCGTTTGTAGTGATTAAGTCGGATGCTCATTGGCGTACAGAAGATGGTGTTGATTTAGTG ATAAAAGGGCCTGACGGCGAACAAATCCATGATGTTCATGACAAGATCACGGAGAAGTTTGAGTTTGTTGCCCACAAGAAAGGACCTTACAGTTTCTGCTTTAATAATAAGTCTCCTTATCATGAAACAATAGATTTTGATGTACAAGTCGGACATTTTACATACTACGATCAGCATGCGACCGATG AACATGTCAAACCCCTGCTTCAACAGATTGAAAAGCTAGCTGAAGCTCTTTACAATATTCAGTTTGAACAGCACTGGCTGGAGGCGCAGACCGATCGACAAGCTATAG TGAATGAGGCAATGGCCAAGCGTGCAATACATAAAGCGATTCTAGAATCGCTAGCACTTGTTGGAGCAAGCGTCCTACAAATCTATCTTCTGCAACGGCTCTTTGAGCGCAAGCGTGGGACATCAAGAGTCTAA
- the LOC141656932 gene encoding GPN-loop GTPase QQT1 isoform X2: MVFGQVVIGPPGSGKTTYCNGMSQFLTLIGRKVAVINLDPANDALPYDCAINIEELVKLSDVMNEHSLGPNGGLVYCMDYLEKNIDWLESKLKPLIKDHYLLFDFPGQVELFFLHSNAKNVIMKLIKKLNLRLTAVHLVDAHLCSDPGNYVSALILSLSTMLHLELPHINVFSKIDLIESYGKLAFNLDFYTDAQDLSYLQHCLDQDPRAAKYRKLTKELCEVVDDFSLVNFTTLDIQDKESVGNLVKVIDKTNGYIFAGIETSAVEFSKIAVRQVDWDYYRVAAVQEKYMKDDEADNDPTT, translated from the exons AAAGGTTGCTGTGATCAATTTGGACCCTGCAAATGATGCATTGCC ATATGACTGCGCTATTAACATTGAGGAATTGGTCAAGCTTAGTGATGTGATGAATGAGCATTCACTTGGGCCTAATGGAG GTCTTGTGTATTGTATGGATTATTTGGAGAAGAACATCGATTGGCTGGAGTCCAAGTTGAAGCCACTTATTAAAG ATCACTATCTACTTTTTGATTTTCCTGGTCAAGTTGAGCTATTTTTCCTGCATTCAAATGCCAAAAACGTTATAATGAAACTGATAAAGAAATTGAATCTCAGG TTGACTGCTGTGCATTTAGTTGATGCCCATCTTTGCAGTGACCCAGGGAATTATGTTAGTGCATTGATACTATCATTGTCCACCATGCTTCATTTGGAGCTTCCTCATATAAACGTTTTCTCTAAGATTGACCTGATTGAAAGTTATGGAAAACTTG CTTTTAACCTGGATTTCTACACTGATGCGCAAGATTTATCATATTTGCAACACTGCCTTGATCAAGATCCTCGCGCTGCCAAATACAG AAAACTTACCAAGGAGCTGTGTGAAGTCGTAGATGATTTTAGTCTTGTTAATTTTACAACGCTGGACATACAG GACAAGGAAAGTGTTGGAAACCTTGTGAAGGTGATCGATAAAACCAATGGATATATCTTTGCTGGCATAGAGACTAGTGCAGTGGAGTTTAGCAAAATTGCAGTTCGTCAAGTTGACTGGGACTATTACAGA GTTGCAGCAGTGCAAGAGAAGTACATGAAAGATGATGAAGCTGATAACGATCCCACCACATAG
- the LOC141656932 gene encoding GPN-loop GTPase QQT1 isoform X1, with the protein MVFGQVVIGPPGSGKTTYCNGMSQFLTLIGRKVAVINLDPANDALPYDCAINIEELVKLSDVMNEHSLGPNGGLVYCMDYLEKNIDWLESKLKPLIKDHYLLFDFPGQVELFFLHSNAKNVIMKLIKKLNLRLTAVHLVDAHLCSDPGNYVSALILSLSTMLHLELPHINVFSKIDLIESYGKLAFNLDFYTDAQDLSYLQHCLDQDPRAAKYRKLTKELCEVVDDFSLVNFTTLDIQDKESVGNLVKVIDKTNGYIFAGIETSAVEFSKIAVRQVDWDYYRYPFLEAFMLYTPSVPVICCPFLF; encoded by the exons AAAGGTTGCTGTGATCAATTTGGACCCTGCAAATGATGCATTGCC ATATGACTGCGCTATTAACATTGAGGAATTGGTCAAGCTTAGTGATGTGATGAATGAGCATTCACTTGGGCCTAATGGAG GTCTTGTGTATTGTATGGATTATTTGGAGAAGAACATCGATTGGCTGGAGTCCAAGTTGAAGCCACTTATTAAAG ATCACTATCTACTTTTTGATTTTCCTGGTCAAGTTGAGCTATTTTTCCTGCATTCAAATGCCAAAAACGTTATAATGAAACTGATAAAGAAATTGAATCTCAGG TTGACTGCTGTGCATTTAGTTGATGCCCATCTTTGCAGTGACCCAGGGAATTATGTTAGTGCATTGATACTATCATTGTCCACCATGCTTCATTTGGAGCTTCCTCATATAAACGTTTTCTCTAAGATTGACCTGATTGAAAGTTATGGAAAACTTG CTTTTAACCTGGATTTCTACACTGATGCGCAAGATTTATCATATTTGCAACACTGCCTTGATCAAGATCCTCGCGCTGCCAAATACAG AAAACTTACCAAGGAGCTGTGTGAAGTCGTAGATGATTTTAGTCTTGTTAATTTTACAACGCTGGACATACAG GACAAGGAAAGTGTTGGAAACCTTGTGAAGGTGATCGATAAAACCAATGGATATATCTTTGCTGGCATAGAGACTAGTGCAGTGGAGTTTAGCAAAATTGCAGTTCGTCAAGTTGACTGGGACTATTACAGATATCCTTTTTTAGAAGCCTTTATgttatatactccctctgtcccggtcatttgttgtccttttctattttag